CTACAACTCAATATCAGGAAAATGTGTCCAATATTTTCTGGATTTAGTGAAGCTACAGAGCAAAATCAAATAACTGGCTTAGCAAATATTGCACAAGTCCTCCCTGATGGTTGACTTTCATACAATTGACaatcctgtgtttgtttacaaggtgcagctcagcctgcaaacacaggcctataaaaacagctgcagtaatCAACTTCATCtcaagacaaaagaaacaaatacaaacttaTACAGATTTACATATTTTGTTTCAAGTATTGGAGGATTTTTCTGGTGCTTCATACCAGAAGTGAATGATATCACCACCCTAAACTATGACCTGTCATatagtacaaccctgattccaaaaatgctgggacgctgtgtaaaatctTTTCAACTTAAAACAGTAGAAAACagtatatttgatatttgacatcctcagcttcattgatttttgtaaatatctgccttttctgaatttgatgcagcaacgtTTGCAGCATTTGTAAATGACTgtatcctgtttttattcaggttttCTGGATCAGGGTTGTAGGACCACAGAGGTCTTAATGAAACTCGATGCTTAGAACTGCTTTCTTCGATAACCCTGCTTCTTTACACTCTGTCAAGTGGTGGCCAGAAACATCCCaaaactcatcatcatcatcattagagCGGTGCAGGGAGCGAAGGCTGATCCTCTGTCTCGGAAGGAAATTCCATCACTACAGTCTTCACCTCCTCATCAATCAATCCTCCCGAGTCAGCGCCGCTCGTTTGGGCATCGGAtgaatgctgacatgctgagaaagaaactgaaaatcctgccagaaaaaaaatcctgtcatCATCATATACATTTCCAGAAATTAAATGCTTGTGGAGAACGTGCAGTTCTGGTGGCAGGAAACGACAAACACTGGGCAACCAGCATTTCCAAGGCTGGATAAAAGCTAAAATACTAGAATGTAAGCAAATGTAAAACCAATTGACTCAAGGAGGGAAAGCAAACCAGATATATACTTTCTATCCACTCCAAGATGAGTGAACTGCACGAAAGCCTATTACAGCAAGTACCTATTTCCTAAAACGAGTGGGGAAATGTGTTGCCTTGAAGCAAACATCTatcaaacattttacagtttgctcAAATGAGCAATCAGGGGTATTGATGTACACAGACTCTTAAGTACAAATCTGTGGTTTTCATTCAAAGGGCTTTTAGTGACACATCAAATGAGCCGAGCAATCTTCTCTCGACAGAGCAAAGCATCTAACGCCGTCTAAAGTCATTTGATGAACTTCAAACACAGTCAGCCCAGGAGGGTGGAGGTGACTCTGCGTGGAGTTGTCAAGCTAATGCACTGCTTACAGTTTGATTTAAAGTAGGTCACAATAATCAGAAAAGTCGCTGTGCAAACTGTGAGTCCATTACAATACCCACATTATCTGCGAGTAAGTCAAGTGCTTGCTTTCATTATGTATTTCCAGCAACTGCCACAGTGCTCCAGTTAAGGCTGCCAGCACGCGGAAGTTCATTAGAGCTCACTGGGACGCACTTGATTAATGAGGCCTTTGTGCGCCTCGCGCAAATACACGGAGCACAGGCGCTTTGCcggttttatttaattttcatgtAATGAACAAATAACTAGGATCAAACATAACGCATTACAGTTACAATCAGAAGATAGGGGGAGGGAAGAAGTGCACGTTTATCAGCTGGGAGGAGGAATACAATTCATAATCCAATCAAATCAGGGATTCAGTCTCCTGTTTAAGACACAACAGCCCCAGTTTGATTCCAGAGAGGGACCTTTGATGTAGTTACAcccctctgtttcctgtcttcatcTGTAGTGTAAACATGTATAATGAAGTAATAGATGCACATGGAGGAGACATAGTATGTTGAATGGTTTCTGGTTAAATCTGTAGAGACGGGACTTATTTTTCACAATCATTGACAAAAGGATatgcttcatttttatttttaaaacacaagaaGAATACATGACTGAATCCAGCGTGGCGTAAACTACAACTTCTGCATGTTTGTTGATGATTGTCACAAGTCTTTAGGTGCATTCACACCAGCACCAGCATTCACACCAGCTGTACGTGTGTAGTCGTGCTCTGAATAATTCTTCAAAGTGGTTTTAAGTCAAGTGAGTGAGTGTCAAGTTAGGTTTTACTGTGTTTCATGATTTTCCAGACATGGGACACGCTTGTCTAACATTGGGGGTGTCTAAATGTGTGCGTCAGGGCTCAAGACTGTAATTATGGGTATCGGGATAAACACTAAATACGCTTGGTTTTTGAGTACGGGTAGTcatagaaaacaaagaaaaaggatTCAAAAATTCAAAAATATTTATCTTTCTCATCGTAAATGcgttatttattatttatgatatATTTGAGCAAATCAGGAGCGGAATTCAAGTGCTGAAAGTTCAGTTTTGACAAGAAAATCTTAACAGCAGAAGCATTTGAAAGCTCAGCTGGTCGAAATAATGACTGGAATCAGCTGAGGAAGACTGcaagatgtggttgaaagctctggaacaacTCGTCACACACAGGCGCTTTGCATCACTTATTAAGGCTCCGATAcccctttagcatcattttcaATGTGCAGAGCAGTTACCAGACCTTGGGTTAATTCAATTATTTAGTCAAACACTGATTTCTTGTATAACTGCAAAAATAGTAAAATAGTATGCTATAACACTCAGTATATACTTTACTGCATACTGTATAGAATTAGTATGTGGGACGTGTGGAAAACCAGGACGCACACACCACCTCAGGAAGGTCTGAGGTCCTTCTGAACGGCTCTGAACAGCTGTATCACAGCGTCCGTCCacgcctctctctgctgctgggtGCTGACTCGAGCCAGCGTCTGAGTCGTGTACACCAGAGTCAGCACCGTCCTCTCAAAGTCCTGCCGGCTCAGGGGTTGCCGGCGCCAGGCGAGCTCTGCTGTCAGACGCCGGATGTCGGAGAGACTCTTGGGCAGGACGTCGTTACAGATCACCTCCAGCTTCTGCACGCTCCTCAGGGAGGCCAGCTCCTCGTCTGGGATCAGCATGGTGTGCTCCACGCCTTGGATCTGCATTCCGGCTAGCAGAATCTGAGACACATGTGTCCATCAGCGAAAATAGCTTAGGTAGACCACAAAAAACCTAGTATACCGATCGATTAAAGACACCATTCATGCACCACTGGGTGAAGTCAACTGAAGACATAAGATTTTAATAAATGTTCCATTCATCAATGTCCAGAAAACTCTGGGTaaacacatatttcacatttctgttcatgattagcaggccagcagcagcacacagcatcTTCATTTTTTCAATCAGGGGGTTTCAGGAGTGAACAATGGACCATAAATGTGCAACATCTTTTCCACGTCCTCAACATATTTAAATTGGTTTCCAGCAATGAACTGCTGAGCCATGAACTATTTCAAGACCTCTAAAGCCACAGGGTCTAAGCTGACCTCAAAAAGCAGGTTGACGTCCTCCACCGAACGCTGGAACGTGGGGTCGATCAGCGAATATGTCCCACGTTTTATCCTATGTGCGGATGGATACAGAGCTGGAACACATAAGAACAGGAAATTAGATTAGAGGATCTCCCGCGTTTTAAAGAAATTAGGCACCGCACTATCCGATGTGCCATGCATGTGGGTGGGCCAGAGGTTGAGCAAACACAGATGCATTACTGCTCAAATATTATGCAGGTGTGATAGAATCTGGTTCCAGCTGTGCAGAGGGTAATTGGTCTTCGACCCGAGCCACAGATGCTCCTATATTTACAAGTGGCAGTGGCTGGTGCATCCAGAGGTAAGATATCCACGCTCACAGAGGGGCAGGTGTTGCTGACTTCATTTAGTTAGAAATCAAAGTGTCAGTCCATATGTGTAGCAGACCAGGGACCCGTAATCTGAGGTGTCCAGACAGGGCTGGAATGAAACACCTCACTCACAGCTGCTGATGCCAAAACACCATGAAATCCATATTTTACTGGAGCTGATAACCAGAGGCAATTCCACGTGGTCACACATCTCTTATCCAGAGGTAGAAAGTTACCAAGTACATGAACCCAAGTACTTAGTTTAAGTACAGTCTTGAGGTACTGGCAGCTAACgacagtggattttttttgtttttttacttttgtcttCGAGCATTGCAGAGAAAAGTAATCCTGTAAGATAACAAGATAGGTACCACTCTCACATTTGTCTGTTGcctgtgaagctacagccagcaggtggttatcttagcttatcTTATGGTAGCACAAACACTAGCAATGAGGAAATGGCTATAATggctctgtctgcctgccaaCATCTCTTATTACCATCTTGCATCTTTTTTCACTATTCGAGGGCAGCAGAgcaagctgaaaacacatttccacagcaTATAACCGTGCAATTATATGAGGTTGTTGTGGTGAAAGTGTTGCttattttcacatccagcagacacataATGTAACATAGTAATACAACCATTCATTTGGAGATGTGATTTTAGACACCcgattaattaattaagttaatatttgttctctttttagctccgttttggcctccaccaacacctgagaaaaatatctgacTGTAAAACCTAAACAATGAGCTTAAtgatgctaaatgctccatAGAAGTGAGTGGATCTGCTGACTTGTGTCAGCCACAGTAGAAAAAGATCTCTGAATTTGAGAACATAACAATATCTCTTATGATACTGACTACTTTTGACTTCAATTAAAGGTGCCATGtgtaagaattggccacctgtCGAAGGTATTACTCCACACAAACAGGAGGCAGCGCATCACCAgagtaaccgctaactgctgctgactgcatATACtctttggctgtagctactagctgctgttagctggtTAGCGCTGTTATCCGTGCAGCTAGTGGCCCTAATAGCTGACTTTAGTCCACATCGGCTGAGAGCTTGGAGCTCCAGGGGGAGCAACAGAGGGGGCAACAGAGCTGTACCATAGGAGTATGGCCTCTTGAGATACTACGTGGTATTACAAAACAGGACGGGATGAAGCTAGCTGGTTAGGATGctaatttcagtttcagtttatcTTACATTGCACCTTTAAGTCTTAATATGTTATCTAATACTCATCTAATCCTTACTGCAATACCCATTTCATGCTATTCATAATATGTCCACTATACTGATGATATCACGCTCTATTGTGCGAAGCCTCAAAACCAATACGATGCAGTACTTCagtaaagtgaagtgaaaagcTAGTTGATTTGAGCCGAAAGGGGATTCACAGCATAATGAGGTAAGTTCAACCTTCCTTAGCGTCCCCAGACACCACACTCTCTTTTTCCGCTGtttcacacactgctgccatCCAGTGCTTGACTTTGCATGTAAGCcaacacacagatcacacacacacagatcttaATGAGGTGTGCAGTATAAACAGTGGGCTTCATCCACCCTACAGTGGCATCTATGGTGTGCTGCCTTGCCAGTCCTGCCATAATGATCATCCCCGCTGCCCACAGCCTCACCAGATACGCTAAgctttaaagcattttttcagcCAGCCAATACCACATGCGCTGGCTGATCTCCCCACGTATCTGCTTCCTGCTTGGATGACTGCCAGTCGCAGCTCCAGCTTTGTTTTCATAATCCAGCCACCATTCTCGATGTAAAGAAAATCTGTAGCTTTTAAATACAACATGCCAATTTGGCTAAAAACCGAGTAATCCTCAGTATATTATCTCAAACCTTTCACCTGTCAAATCTGCCCCAACCAACAGGACCATAGCTCGATTTTAGAAATACCGACGCCAAGAGTCTCCCAGTGCAACCCCACCACCCTTTAGCATTTTTTATCCAGCCACCACACAAGTCTGTAAATCCTATTTTCCCCTCGTTGTCGATATAAATTTTGCCgaatatgtttatttgctttcttgccaagattTAGAGGAGCAGACTGACACCGCTCATTACTGTTGTCCGCTTCAGCCGGAGCCAGTAGCCAGTTAGCGTAGCATAGCCAAGCTAGCTGGCGCTGTCCAAAGCAACAAAATCCAATCAGCACCACCAAAGCTCACTAAATAATATGTtcaatgttgtttgttttgttctgtaaaaaaatcaaaatgagtgtaaaaatgaaaaagaacatgTTATTTTAGTGGATGTGTGACTATTTCTTGCTCAGGTGCAACTACCTGGAGTCTCCACTGGCAACCTCTCAATGATGACaagactgaaaacactgcagcgtATTGTTTTTACAAACGGAAAATAAAcctgttaattagtgagcttgaGAGGTAAGGTGCTTGTTGGTGTGCcttgttacctttggacagagccaggctacctgtttcccCTACTTCCAGTCCTTtggctaagctaaccggctgctggctgttgcttcatatttactgtatataatttatatttctttttataaatatataaatatttatatttactaAATATAATCAAAGATCTTTTATTGGCAACCACAAGAGCAATGTGTTttgctaagctacgctaaccatctcctggttccagcttcatatttaccatacagacatgagagtggtatcattcttctcatctaactgccCTTCTAAGATTTCAAACTATatataaatgttaaaatatttcctcttaattttatttacatgaTTATCAGGCTGTTTTTTCAACACCATCTCCACAATGACTGGCAAATTTGAGAAGATCAACCATAAAAAGGCAGAAGTGAGATGATTTCCCGAGATCCAACACTGACGTGCAGCCATGAGTGCATCCCAACATGTAGGTGAAGAAAAATACTCCTCATTGAGTGAATGCACAAtcagcagtggaggaggaatTCCTGTGCAGATACTGAAGAGACACTCcagctcacaatgacaacacaccACATTGTCAGTGTGAACAAAACCACACCCAGGGGAAAACATCTCATTATAGCAAGGTTTATGTTACTAAAGGATGGAGGAGCTACAGGGAAACGACAGCTGGGACAACCAACCCAAAGCTgatttacatttcaaattaatCATTTATGACTTACATAAAAGTTGTCTACTACTCTCTGCCATTGTTTCCTGTAATGCAATAGTTGTTTGGCATGCAGGGAAGTGTATGTTTTATGCCTCCAGTAGCAGAAACTGCAGTTTGGAATAAAACTGTCTGATTAATGCTCACATTGTTGGAGCAGCACTGCTGTAGAAACAGGCCACGTGTCTCATTTACAAagatataaacaaaaaaattccTGCATAGAAACTGAAATCTATTTTATGTGTCACGTTTGTAACAGTAAAACAGGTGGAGGACACAAATGCAAGACTCTGTACCCAGCGGGTGAGCTAAAAAGCAAAGTTTTCAGTGTGGATGGTCCAAAACTGGGTTCAGCAACAGACTGGCAGTACAAAAAGGGACAAGACCTCCAAAAAGC
This region of Chelmon rostratus isolate fCheRos1 chromosome 22, fCheRos1.pri, whole genome shotgun sequence genomic DNA includes:
- the LOC121625976 gene encoding protein FAM180A, with amino-acid sequence MRITNMRRWWAPLIVVYLSVHLAAAQHHRKALYPSAHRIKRGTYSLIDPTFQRSVEDVNLLFEILLAGMQIQGVEHTMLIPDEELASLRSVQKLEVICNDVLPKSLSDIRRLTAELAWRRQPLSRQDFERTVLTLVYTTQTLARVSTQQQREAWTDAVIQLFRAVQKDLRPS